From the genome of Pseudomonas sp. WJP1:
GCCGATGGTACAAGCGGTCAACCTCAAGGCGCTGGATGTTGCCGCGTTGCCGGGGGACCGCGTCGAGTTGAAGCTGGTGTTCGACGAGCCACCTCCGACGCCCCGTGGCTACACCACGGAGTCCCCGGCCAGGATTGCCCTGGATCTGCCCGGTGTCGTCAGCCAGCTGGCGAGCAAGACTCGCGACCTGGGCAATGGCAATGCCCGCAGCGCAACCGTGGTGGAGGCCAAGGATCGTGCGCGGCTGACCATCAATTTGACCCAGTTGAGCCCCTACGACTTCCGGGTCGAAGGCAACAACCTGTTTGTGGTCGTCGGGCAGAGTGGCAAAAGCCCTGCACCAAGAGCGGCTGCCGCTGTTGTACCGGCACCGGCCCATGCGCGTGCGGCTGTACCGGCAGGCAAGGCGATTCGTGCGGTGGATTTCCAGCGGGGTACCCAGGGGGAAGGCAATGTCGTGATCGACTTGTCGGATCCGTCCATTGCGCCCGATATTCAGGAGCGCGAAGGCAAGATCATTCTCAGCTTCACCAGGACCCGATTGCCCGAGCCATTGCGCGTGCGCCTGGACGTGAAGGATTTCGCCACACCGGTACAGTTCGTCAATGCCAGTGCGACGGGGGACAGGGCGACCATCACCATTGAGCCCAATGGTGCCTTCGACTATTCGACCTACCAGACCGACAACAAGCTGACCGTCAGCATCCGCCCGATGACGGTCGACGATCTGCAAAAGCGCAACGCCGGCCGCAATGCCTACAACGGTGAAAAGCTCTCGCTGAACTTCCAGGACATCGACGTGCGCTCGGTGTTGCAGCTGATCGCCGATTTCACCAACCTCAATCTGGTCGCCAGTGACACGGTGCAAGGGGGCATTACCCTGCGCCTGCAGAATGTACCCTGGGACCAGGCGCTGGACCTGGTGTTGAAAACCAAGGGCCTGGACAAGCGCATGGTGGGAAATGTGCTGCTCGTCGCCCCGGCCGACGAAATTGCCGCCCGTGAACGCCAGGAGCTGGAGTCACAGAAGCAGATTGCCGACCTGGCACCCCTGCGTCGGGAACTGTTGCAGGTCAATTACGCCAAGGCGGCCGATATCGCCAAACTGTTCCAGTCGGTGACCAATGCCGAAGCGAAAGCCGACGAACGGGGGTCGATCACCGTCGATGAGCGCACCAACAACATCATTGCCTACCAGACCCAGGACCGACTCGACGAACTGCGGCGGATCGTTGCGCAACTGGATATTCCAGTGCGCCAGGTGATGATCGAGGCGCGCATCGTCGAAGCCAACGTCGACTACGACAAGAGCCTCGGCGTGCGCTGGGGTGGCTCGATACAGAACAAAGGCAACTGGAGCGCTTCGGGAGTCGGTAACGGCACCAGTGACGGCGGTAGCTCGCCGTTCGTCGACCTGGGGGTCGCCAACAACACGTCGGGCATCGGCATCGCCTTCATCACGGACAATGTCTTGCTGGACCTTGAATTGTCGGCCATGGAAAAGACCGGCAACGGCGAAATCGTCTCGCAACCCAAGGTGGTCACCTCCGACAAGGAAACCGCAAAGATCCTCAAAGGCACCGAGATTCCCTACCAGGAAGCCAGCTCCAGCGGCGCTACGTCGGTCTCGTTCAAGGAGGCTTCGCTGTCGCTGGAGGTGACGCCGCAGATCACGCCGGACAACCGGATCATCATGGAGGTCAAGGTTACCAAGGACGAGCCGGACTACCTGAACAAGGTCCAGGATGTACCGCCGATCAAGAAAAACGAGGTCAATGCCAAGGTCCTGGTCAACGATGGCGAGACCATCGTCATTGGTGGTGTTTTCTCAAATACTCAAAGCAAGGTTGTAGATAAGGTGCCATTTCTTGGCGATGTGCCGTATCTTGGCCGCCTTTTCCGGCGTGACGTGGTTTCGGAGAAAAAATCCGAGCTGTTGGTGTTTCTCACACCGCGTATCATGAATAACCAGGCGATTGCTGTGAGTCGTTGATTCTGTGCGAAATTTGATACTTGTAGGACCGATGGGGGCTGGAAAAAGCACCATCGGCCGGTTGCTGGCCAAAGAGCTGCGCTTGCCATTCAAAGATTCCGATAAGGAAATTGAATTACGCACGGGCGCGAATATCCCATGGATCTTCGACAAGGAAGGCGAACCCGGCTTTCGTGAGCGCGAGCAGGCAATGATTGCCGAGCTGTGCGATTACGACGGCGTGGTGCTGGCGACGGGCGGTGGCGCGGTCATGCGCGAAGCCAATCGTCGGGCACTGCGTGCCGGCGGACGGGTGGTCTATCTGCATGCCTCCGTCGAGCAGCAGGTCGGCCGCACGTCCCGCGACCGCAATCGACCCTTGTTGCGCACTGCCGATCCGGCCAAGACCCTGCGGGATCTGCTGGCGATCCGCGACCCCCTTTATCGGGAAATCGCCGATCTGGTGGTGGAAACCGATGAGCGCCCGCCACGTATGGTCGTGCTCGACATCCTGGAGCGTTTGCAGCAATTGCCGCCCCGTTAAAGCGTCGCACGAAATGCGCTATCCTCGGCGTCCTGCCATGACCGCTCCAGGTTGTGGCGAACGGCCGACGAACGGCGTCACACCAACGGTGGCCGTAGACATTCGTTAACTCAAGGCAGGTTGCCTGATTCCATCTTCACTGTGGGGACACATGCAGACACTCAAGGTCGATCTAGGCGAGCGCAGCTACCCGATTCATATTGGCGAAGGTTTGTTGGACCAGCCTGAGCTGCTGGCCCCGCATATTCGCGGACGGCAAGTGGCGATCATTTCCAATGAAACCGTCGCGCCGCTCTATCTCGAACGCCTGACCCGCAGCCTTGCGCAGTTCTCGGTAATCTCCGTGGTGCTGCCAGACGGTGAGGCCTTCAAGACCTGGGAAACCCTGCAGCTGATTTTCGACGGTCTGCTGACCGCGCGGCACGATCGGCGCACCACGGTGATTGCCCTGGGCGGCGGCGTGATTGGCGACATGGCCGGCTTTGCGGCTGCCTGCTACCAGCGCGGTGTCGATTTCATCCAGGTTCCGACCACGCTGCTGTCGCAGGTTGACTCTTCGGTGGGTGGCAAGACCGGGATCAACCATCCGCTGGGCAAGAATATGGTTGGCGCCTTCTATCAGCCGAACGTCGTGCTGATCGACACCACGTCCCTCAACACCCTGCCGGCCCGCGAGCTGTCCGCCGGCCTGGCCGAAGTCATCAAGTACGGGCTGATCTGCGATGAGCCGTTCCTGACCTGGCTGGAAGACAACGTGGACCGCCTGCGCAATCTGGATCAGCAAGCCCTGACCTATGCCATCGAGCGCTCTTGTGCCGCCAAGGCGGCCGTGGTCGGCGCCGACGAGAAGGAGACCGGTGTGCGGGCAACGCTCAACCTGGGTCATACCTTCGGTCACGCCATCGAGACCCATATGGGCTATGGTGTCTGGCTGCATGGTGAAGCGGTCGCTGCTGGCACTGTAATGGCTCTGGAAATGTCCGCGCGCCTGGGCTGGATCAGCGAACAGGAGCGCGACCGCGGCATTCGCCTGTTCCAGCGCGCCGGCCTGCCGGTTGTTCCGCCTGAAGAGATGACGCCAGCCGATTTCCTCGAACACATGGCAATAGACAAGAAAGTGATCGACGGTCGTTTGCGCCTGGTGCTGCTGCGCCACATGGGCGAAGCGGTAGTGACCGACGATTATCCGAAAGAGGTTCTACAGGCCACGCTGGGAGCGGATTACCGCGCCCTGGCTCAGCTTAAAGGTTAATAAGAACGCGATGACTAGTTTGCATGCCGACGAGGCTTTCCTCGGCCACTACCAGTTG
Proteins encoded in this window:
- the pilQ gene encoding type IV pilus secretin PilQ — protein: MNRIFSALGVSLWIALSPMVQAVNLKALDVAALPGDRVELKLVFDEPPPTPRGYTTESPARIALDLPGVVSQLASKTRDLGNGNARSATVVEAKDRARLTINLTQLSPYDFRVEGNNLFVVVGQSGKSPAPRAAAAVVPAPAHARAAVPAGKAIRAVDFQRGTQGEGNVVIDLSDPSIAPDIQEREGKIILSFTRTRLPEPLRVRLDVKDFATPVQFVNASATGDRATITIEPNGAFDYSTYQTDNKLTVSIRPMTVDDLQKRNAGRNAYNGEKLSLNFQDIDVRSVLQLIADFTNLNLVASDTVQGGITLRLQNVPWDQALDLVLKTKGLDKRMVGNVLLVAPADEIAARERQELESQKQIADLAPLRRELLQVNYAKAADIAKLFQSVTNAEAKADERGSITVDERTNNIIAYQTQDRLDELRRIVAQLDIPVRQVMIEARIVEANVDYDKSLGVRWGGSIQNKGNWSASGVGNGTSDGGSSPFVDLGVANNTSGIGIAFITDNVLLDLELSAMEKTGNGEIVSQPKVVTSDKETAKILKGTEIPYQEASSSGATSVSFKEASLSLEVTPQITPDNRIIMEVKVTKDEPDYLNKVQDVPPIKKNEVNAKVLVNDGETIVIGGVFSNTQSKVVDKVPFLGDVPYLGRLFRRDVVSEKKSELLVFLTPRIMNNQAIAVSR
- the aroK gene encoding shikimate kinase AroK, with the translated sequence MRNLILVGPMGAGKSTIGRLLAKELRLPFKDSDKEIELRTGANIPWIFDKEGEPGFREREQAMIAELCDYDGVVLATGGGAVMREANRRALRAGGRVVYLHASVEQQVGRTSRDRNRPLLRTADPAKTLRDLLAIRDPLYREIADLVVETDERPPRMVVLDILERLQQLPPR
- the aroB gene encoding 3-dehydroquinate synthase, with amino-acid sequence MQTLKVDLGERSYPIHIGEGLLDQPELLAPHIRGRQVAIISNETVAPLYLERLTRSLAQFSVISVVLPDGEAFKTWETLQLIFDGLLTARHDRRTTVIALGGGVIGDMAGFAAACYQRGVDFIQVPTTLLSQVDSSVGGKTGINHPLGKNMVGAFYQPNVVLIDTTSLNTLPARELSAGLAEVIKYGLICDEPFLTWLEDNVDRLRNLDQQALTYAIERSCAAKAAVVGADEKETGVRATLNLGHTFGHAIETHMGYGVWLHGEAVAAGTVMALEMSARLGWISEQERDRGIRLFQRAGLPVVPPEEMTPADFLEHMAIDKKVIDGRLRLVLLRHMGEAVVTDDYPKEVLQATLGADYRALAQLKG